In Sporichthya polymorpha DSM 43042, a genomic segment contains:
- the murJ gene encoding murein biosynthesis integral membrane protein MurJ — translation MSDPAAPSPPPPLPPSLARGFAAGLIGGAVTVAVVTVVARVVGLGRWVVFSKTVGGGCLADAYNTANLVPNVLFEVVAGGALAGAVVPVLAGAVARSDRAAVDRTVSALLSWTLALLVPVSLLLALLARPVVRFLLGDDVDCPGAVDAGTRMLLMFTPQLICYGLAVVLGGTLQAHRRFLAAAAAPLVSSVVVIGAYLAFVALADGERAADAVPRSAEAALAVGTTLGVVAMAIAVAVPIRSAGVSVRPTLTFPPGVLPQVRRLAGAGLAVLLAQQGALVVIALLANHAGDPGALTAYVWSWAVYLVPYAVLAVPIATSAFPRLAAAAEAGEAERLARLTAGTTRAVLVAAATGAALVAAAAVPASRVFASNGGSNDPESLAAGIAAFAPGLVGYGLVAHLTRVLYAGHHARAAARAATTGWAVVVVADVALVAAVADRHTVLALGIGNAIGMTVAAGLLLVAVVHHSGRAAVAGLPRTAATALLGGLAGAAVGAPLGARFDDAGFVGGLLGTAACAALAGTVLLAVVALGDRGTFLAVRAHLRPAATPTGDDISSGGGAPR, via the coding sequence GTGAGCGACCCGGCCGCGCCGTCGCCCCCTCCGCCGCTGCCGCCCTCACTGGCCCGGGGCTTCGCCGCCGGCCTGATCGGCGGGGCGGTCACGGTCGCGGTGGTGACCGTCGTCGCCCGCGTCGTCGGGCTCGGCCGGTGGGTCGTGTTCTCCAAGACCGTCGGCGGCGGCTGCCTCGCCGACGCGTACAACACCGCGAACCTGGTGCCGAACGTCCTGTTCGAGGTGGTCGCCGGGGGAGCGCTCGCCGGGGCGGTGGTCCCTGTCCTCGCCGGGGCCGTGGCGCGCTCCGACCGCGCCGCCGTCGACCGCACCGTGTCCGCGCTGCTGTCGTGGACCCTCGCGCTGCTCGTCCCCGTCAGCCTGCTGCTCGCGCTGCTGGCGCGGCCGGTCGTGCGGTTCCTGCTCGGCGACGACGTCGACTGCCCCGGCGCCGTCGACGCCGGGACACGGATGCTGCTGATGTTCACCCCGCAGCTGATCTGCTACGGCCTGGCGGTCGTCCTCGGCGGCACCCTGCAGGCCCACCGCCGGTTCCTCGCGGCCGCCGCGGCGCCGCTGGTCTCGAGCGTCGTCGTCATCGGGGCGTACCTCGCGTTCGTCGCGCTGGCCGACGGCGAGCGCGCCGCGGACGCCGTGCCGCGTTCGGCCGAGGCCGCTCTCGCGGTGGGCACGACGCTGGGGGTCGTGGCGATGGCGATCGCGGTCGCCGTGCCGATCCGCTCCGCCGGCGTGAGCGTCCGGCCGACGCTGACGTTCCCGCCCGGCGTGCTGCCCCAGGTACGGCGCCTGGCCGGGGCGGGTCTCGCGGTGCTGCTCGCCCAGCAGGGCGCGCTGGTCGTCATCGCCCTGCTCGCCAACCACGCCGGCGACCCCGGGGCCCTGACCGCCTACGTGTGGTCGTGGGCGGTCTACCTCGTGCCGTACGCCGTGCTCGCCGTGCCGATCGCGACCAGCGCGTTCCCGCGCCTCGCCGCCGCGGCCGAGGCGGGGGAAGCCGAGCGGTTGGCCCGGCTCACGGCGGGCACGACGCGGGCGGTGCTGGTCGCCGCCGCCACCGGGGCCGCGCTGGTCGCCGCGGCCGCCGTCCCGGCCTCGCGGGTGTTCGCCTCCAACGGCGGCTCGAACGACCCCGAGTCGCTCGCCGCGGGCATCGCGGCCTTCGCCCCCGGGCTGGTCGGCTACGGGCTCGTCGCGCACCTGACGCGGGTCCTCTACGCCGGTCACCACGCCCGCGCCGCCGCCCGCGCCGCGACGACGGGGTGGGCGGTGGTCGTGGTCGCGGACGTCGCGCTCGTGGCCGCCGTCGCCGACCGGCACACCGTGCTCGCGCTCGGCATCGGCAACGCGATCGGCATGACGGTGGCCGCGGGTCTGCTCCTCGTCGCGGTCGTGCACCATTCCGGCCGGGCGGCCGTCGCCGGCCTGCCCCGGACCGCGGCGACGGCCCTGCTCGGCGGGCTCGCGGGCGCCGCCGTCGGGGCCCCGCTCGGCGCGCGGTTCGACGACGCCGGGTTCGTCGGCGGCCTGCTCGGCACCGCCGCCTGCGCCGCCCTCGCCGGGACGGTCCTGCTCGCCGTCGTCGCCCTCGGCGACCGGGGGACGTTCCTCGCGGTCCGCGCGCACCTCCGCCCCGCCGCCACCCCCACTGGAGATGACATCTCCAGTGGGGGTGGAGCGCCGCGATGA
- a CDS encoding glycosyltransferase family 4 protein, with product MTAPRVLLVLAGSTGGIGRHVLSVVEGLVAAGIPVAVAGPEQGDLDFGFSRAGAVFHVVEIGGAPSPRDVAAVRALTGAITSWRPTVVHAHGLRAAGVAIAARAATRARGRTAGARPRPGLVVTWHNVPVVAGARRALQHGLETVAARGADLTLGASEDLVARARRFGARHARLGPVAAPPLPPPAREPAEVRAELGATDRPLLLAVGRLAPQKDYPTMLAAARRWAEEDPAPVLVIAGDGPLADDLAAQIARDRLDVRLLGARSDVADLLGAADAVVLSSTWEARALVAQEALRAGVPLVATAVGGVPGLVGDAALLVPPGDPAALAGAVRRVLTEPGLAAELAAAGRRRSAAWPDETAVQSELITLYREWRDGALPPIP from the coding sequence ATGACCGCGCCGCGAGTGCTGCTCGTGCTCGCCGGGAGCACCGGGGGGATCGGGCGGCACGTGCTCTCGGTCGTCGAGGGGTTGGTGGCGGCCGGGATCCCCGTCGCCGTCGCGGGGCCGGAACAGGGCGACCTCGACTTCGGCTTCAGCCGGGCCGGGGCGGTCTTCCACGTCGTTGAGATCGGGGGAGCACCGAGCCCCCGGGATGTCGCCGCCGTCCGCGCGCTGACGGGCGCGATCACCTCCTGGCGTCCGACCGTGGTCCACGCGCACGGCCTCCGGGCGGCCGGGGTCGCGATCGCCGCGCGCGCGGCCACTCGCGCCCGGGGCCGAACGGCCGGCGCCCGGCCGCGCCCCGGGCTGGTCGTCACGTGGCACAACGTCCCGGTGGTCGCAGGAGCGCGCCGCGCCCTGCAGCACGGCCTGGAGACGGTCGCGGCGCGGGGCGCCGACCTGACGCTCGGAGCCTCCGAGGACCTCGTCGCCCGCGCCCGGCGGTTCGGCGCCCGGCACGCCCGGCTCGGACCCGTCGCCGCGCCGCCGTTGCCGCCGCCGGCGCGGGAGCCCGCCGAGGTCCGCGCCGAGCTCGGCGCGACGGACCGGCCCCTGCTGCTCGCCGTCGGGCGTCTGGCCCCGCAGAAGGACTACCCGACGATGCTGGCCGCCGCGCGCCGCTGGGCCGAGGAGGACCCGGCACCGGTCCTCGTGATCGCGGGGGACGGGCCGCTGGCCGACGACCTGGCCGCGCAGATCGCCCGGGACCGGCTGGACGTCCGCCTGCTCGGGGCCCGCAGCGACGTCGCCGACCTGCTCGGCGCCGCCGACGCCGTCGTCCTCTCCAGCACCTGGGAGGCCCGGGCGCTGGTGGCGCAGGAGGCCCTGCGGGCCGGGGTCCCGCTGGTGGCGACGGCCGTCGGCGGGGTCCCGGGCCTGGTCGGCGACGCCGCGCTGCTGGTCCCGCCCGGGGACCCGGCCGCCCTCGCCGGAGCCGTCCGGCGGGTGCTCACCGAGCCCGGGCTGGCCGCGGAGCTGGCGGCGGCCGGCCGACGCCGGAGCGCCGCCTGGCCCGACGAAACCGCGG